One genomic region from Xenopus laevis strain J_2021 chromosome 2L, Xenopus_laevis_v10.1, whole genome shotgun sequence encodes:
- the ccl4.L gene encoding C-C motif chemokine 4 homolog, translating to MQISLAVLSLLLLTACCSQVQCGRGFLPTSCCFKFTKNRLSPKQVKSYYITSSFCPHSAVVFTTRKGIKMCAKSSNKWVTDLIIQLPAN from the exons ATGCAGATCTCTCTGGCtgttctttctcttcttctgctAACTGCCTGCTGCTCCCAGGTTCAGTGTG GTAGGGGCTTTCTTCCAACATCCTGCTGCTTTAAGTTTACTAAGAACCGGCTATCACCCAAACAAGTGAAAAGCTATTATATCACCAGCAGCTTCTGCCCCCATTCTGCTGTTGT ATTTACAACAAGAAAAGGAATTAAAATGTGTGCCAAATCAAGCAACAAATGGGTGACTGATCTTATCATCCAGCTGCCTGCAAATTAA